A stretch of Lepidochelys kempii isolate rLepKem1 chromosome 14, rLepKem1.hap2, whole genome shotgun sequence DNA encodes these proteins:
- the DDAH2 gene encoding LOW QUALITY PROTEIN: putative hydrolase DDAH2 (The sequence of the model RefSeq protein was modified relative to this genomic sequence to represent the inferred CDS: deleted 4 bases in 4 codons): MAGPSSFGRYTHAIVRSVPDSLGARPAGDGAGPAEPVDLAKAHRQYGVYTGILRQKLGLQVIELAADEGLPLSRAVEDAAVIQGDTALVTRPWEPARRGEIISIKKVLEELKMRVVEVTDDGATLDGSDVLFTGREFFVGISKWTNHRGAEMVADTFRDFAVSTVPVAGSSHLKSFCSMAGPDTVAIGSSEAARKAMRTMEQLTDHHYDTLTVPDDPAGNCVYVRLGPKGSALLNRSPEEFPNSLQVRGRALQKLSDLTLIPAACSEVAKLGGALSSCSLLINKKLDR; encoded by the exons ATGGCTGGTCCCTCCTCCTTCGGCAGG TACACCCACGCCATCGTCCGCAGCGTCCCGGACTCT CTGGGCGCCCGGCCCGCCGGGGACGGGGCGGGCCCGGCAGAGCCGGTGGACCTGGCCAAGGCCCACCGGCAGTACGGGGTCTACACCGGGATCCTGCGGcagaagctggggctgcaggTGATTGAGCTGGCGGCGGACGAAGGGCTGCCCCTCTCCCGTGCTGTGGAGGACGCGGCCGTGATCCAGGGCGACACGGCGCTCGTCACC CGGCCCTGGGAGCCGGCGCGGCGGGGAGAG ATCATCAGCATTAAGAAGGTCCTGGAGGAGCTGAAGATGCGGGTGGTGGAGGTGACGGATGACGGGGCCACCTTGGATGGCAGCGACGTGCTCTTCACAG GTCGAGAGTTCTTTGTGGGCATCTCCAAATGGACCAATCACAGAGGGGCGGAGATGGTGGCGGATACTTTTCGG GATTTTGCTGTCTCTACTGTCCCCGTGGCGGGCTCCTCCCAtctgaagagtttctgtagcatGGCTGGGCCGGACACAGTGGCCATCGGAAGCAGTGAGGCTGCCAGGAAAGCCATGAGG accaTGGAGCAGCTGACCGATCACCACTACGACACACTGACGGTGCCGGACGACCCCGCCGGGAACTGCGTCTACGTGCGGCTGGGGCCCAAGGGCAGCGCCCTGCTA AACCGCAGCCCTGAGGAGTTCCCCAAcagcctgcaggtgagggggcggg CCCTTCAGAAGCTGTCCGACCTCACCCTGATCCCCGCCGCCTGCAGCGAGGTGGCCAAGCTGGGGGGGGCCCTCAGCTCCTGCTCCCTTCTCATCAACAAGAAGCTCGACCGCTAG